TCTCGGTGGCGGGCAGCACCTCGGACGGAGCGGTGACCGTGCGCTACTCGGTAGCGGGCACGGCCACGGCGGGCACGGACTACCGGGCGCTGTCGGGCGAGGTCACGGTGGCCAAGGGGGAGAACAGCGCGGGGATCGTGCTCTCCGCGCTCGACGACGACATCCTGGACCACGGCGAAACGGTGGTTCTGACGCTGACGGGCGCGAGCGGCGCGGCCACTGCGGTGGTGGACCCCGCCCCCGCGACGGCGACGATCGCCGACCACGGCACGGTAACGGTCGAGATCACCCCGATGAACGACACGCTGCCGGAGGGCGCGGCGTGGAACTCGATGGTGACGCTGTCCTCGGCGGTGGCCGAGCGGGTGTCGGTGGGGTGGCGCACCAGCGACGGCACGGCGTTGGCGGGCTCCGACTACGAAGGGACGATGGGGAGCGTCGTCTTCGAGCCGGGCGAGCGCTCGAAGCCGATCAGCGTGAGGACGCTGGAGGACGAGGAGTCCGAGCCGGTCGAGATGTTCTACGTCGCGCTCGACCCGGCGGTCGCGGCTGCGGCTGCGGCGGGCGGAGCGGGAGCGTGGGCGGGCAACGGCCTGCGGATCGACCTGCAACAGCGGTTCGGGTTCATCGAGTGCACCGTCGAGTTTCCGGACGGTCGGATCGACCGCAACGTCGACGAGAACGAGCGGGCGGGCACGGAGGTGGGCGCTCCGGTGACGGCCCCCACGGAGAGCATCGCGTACTACAAACTGCGCGGTGGCTCGGGGCTCTTCGCCATCGACGATGTGACGGGGCAGATCAAGACCACTGCCCGCCTCGACCACGAGAAGAGGAGTTCCTACGTCGTCAGCGTCAGCGTGCATGATGACTGCGGCGCCAGCGACACCACGGACGTCGCCATCAAAGTCAACAACGTGAACGAAGCCCCGACGGTCAATGCGGGGAAAGATCAGACCGTCGAATCAAACGATCCCGTGACGCTCAGCGGCACGAGCACGGATCTCGACGGCGACGACGCAACCTTGGGCACCCCGTCGCACGGCTTCGCCTGGGTGCAGACCAAAGGCCCGACTCCGAAGGGTGGGCTGAAGGATGCGAACAAGAGAACGGCGACCTTCACGGCACCTGCGGTCTCTGACACGACCGACCTGGTATTCGAACTGAAGGTCACCGACGGCGGCGGTCTGAACGACACAGACGCCGTGACGGTCACGGTGCTGCCAGCGCCGAAATGCGCCATCAGCGTGGAGGACGGCAACTTCAGCTTGAGAGAGGACGAGACCGATGTGGGCACGGTAGGCGTGTCTGCGGAGCACTGCGGCGACCTCGAATACGTGTTGACGGGCGCGGGCGCGGGAGACGTTTCCGTGGCTGCGGCAAGCGGCAGCGACAACGCCGAGATCACGGGGAACTTTGACTTCGAGGAGAGGCAGTCATACGACCTGACACTGACCGTCAGCGAAAAGGGCGGATCCGCGAGCAACGACGGTGATGTGGACATCAAGGTGACGAATGTGAACGAAGCGCCGATGGCCGATGCGGGGGCCGATCAAGAAGACATTCCATCGGAATCGACGGTGACGCTGAGCGGTTCGAGCGAGGACCTGGACGGCGATCACGCTACTTGGGGCACTCCGTCGCACACATTCGCCTGGGTGCAGACCAAAGGCCCGACTCCGAAGGGTGGGCTGAAGGATGCGAACAAGAGAACGGCGACCTTCACGGCACCGGTTGTGCCCCAGACTACCGACTTGGTGTTCGAACTGACGGTCACGGACGGTGGCAGTCTCAGCCACACCGATGCCGTGACGATCGCTGTGAAACCGCGGCCGAACAAGCCTCCGGTGTTCGATCCGCCGAGCTATTCCTTCACGACGGACGAAACGGTCTCGGAGAACACCGAGGTGGGCCGGGTACATGCGAAGGACCCGGAGGGCGGGCGGGTACGGTACTTCTTGTCGAGTTCGTCCTACTTCCGGATCGGCACCGGCACCGGCGCGATCACGGTGAAGGCGCAGCCGCCGGCAGGCACCTACACGCTCACCGCCACGGCGAGGGATTCCGTCGATGCGGAGGGCACGGCGCCGGTGACGATCAAGGTCAACAAGGTCGTCCCGCCGAACGAGCCCCCGAAGTTCGATCCGCCGAGCTATTCCTTCACGACGGACGAAACGGTTTCGGTGAACACCGAGGTGGGCCGGGTACATGCGGAGGACCCGGAGGGCGGGCGGGTACGGTACTTCTTGTCGAATTCGTCCTACTTCCGGATCGGCACCGGCACCGGCGCGATCACCGTCAAAGCGCAGCCGCCGGCAGGCACCTACACGCTTACCGCCACGGCGAGGGATTCCGTCAATGCGGAGGGCACGGCGAAGGTGACAATCAAGGTGAACAGGGTTGTTGTTCCACCCGACTGCACGGTCGGCTTAGAGAACCACAGCTTTGGGGTGTACAGCGACGAGACGGTGGTGGGGACGGTGCAGGGTTGGACGCAGGGTTCGGACTGCGGGTCGCTGCGATATGAACTGAGCGGGGCGGACGCGGCGCCGTTCTCGATCGGGCGGTCGAGCGGCCGGGTGACGGTGACGGGCTCGCTTAGCGTGAAGACGTACGTTATGACCGTGAAGGTGCGGGACGGCAACGGACACGCTTCGGCCTCGGCGACGCTTACGGTCGGGGTGACCGATCGTCCACCGACGGCCGTAGCTCCGGTGTTCGGTCGGACGAGCTATTCCTGGGCGGTTCACGACACGGCGTCGACTGGCCATGTCGTCGGCACGGTGACGGCGACGGACGGCAACCGGGACCGCATCACCTATGCCCTGTCGGACACCAGCCGGTTCAAGGTTGGACGAGCGAGTGGGGTGGTCACAGTGGCCGTCGCCCCGCCGGCCGACACCTACAAGCTCAAGGCGTTCGCGACCGATCCGGGAGGGCTTGCCGATACCGCCGCCGTGACGATCACGGTCACGACCCCGCCCCCGACGAACCGCGCTCCGCGTATCGAGAGCGCGATCCCGGCGCGCGCGGTGGTGGCCGGAGACTCGGTGGCGGTGAGGGTGTCGCCGCACTTCAGCGATCCCGACAAGGACGCGCTGACGTACACGGCTTCTTCGTCGAACCGGAACTTCGCGACGGTGCGGGCGAGCAAGGACACGGTGTGGGTCCGGGGCGTGTCGAAGGGGAGCGCCGACGTGACGATCGCCGCCGCGGATCCGCGCGGCCTGTCGGTCTCGCAGGCCTTCAGCGTGACCGTGAGCGAGGGGAACGGCGCGCCGGAGATCGCGAGCCCGATTCCGCCGATGACGTTCCCGGCGGGCGACTCGATGGTGGTGGACGTGTCCCGGCACTTCCGGGACCCGAACGACGACG
The window above is part of the Candidatus Palauibacter australiensis genome. Proteins encoded here:
- a CDS encoding cadherin domain-containing protein is translated as MRLCPTPSALPPVRPGAADSPFFPHAAVRALAVLPLAALVLAGATSPAAAYPPATGAPAVADTLRVTLAAPEGGSVAEGSEGSFEVSVAGSTSDGAVTVRYSVAGTATAGTDYRALSGEVTVAKGENSAGIVLSALDDDILDHGETVVLTLTGASGAATAVVDPAPATATIADHGTVTVEITPMNDTLPEGAAWNSMVTLSSAVAERVSVGWRTSDGTALAGSDYEGTMGSVVFEPGERSKPISVRTLEDEESEPVEMFYVALDPAVAAAAAAGGAGAWAGNGLRIDLQQRFGFIECTVEFPDGRIDRNVDENERAGTEVGAPVTAPTESIAYYKLRGGSGLFAIDDVTGQIKTTARLDHEKRSSYVVSVSVHDDCGASDTTDVAIKVNNVNEAPTVNAGKDQTVESNDPVTLSGTSTDLDGDDATLGTPSHGFAWVQTKGPTPKGGLKDANKRTATFTAPAVSDTTDLVFELKVTDGGGLNDTDAVTVTVLPAPKCAISVEDGNFSLREDETDVGTVGVSAEHCGDLEYVLTGAGAGDVSVAAASGSDNAEITGNFDFEERQSYDLTLTVSEKGGSASNDGDVDIKVTNVNEAPMADAGADQEDIPSESTVTLSGSSEDLDGDHATWGTPSHTFAWVQTKGPTPKGGLKDANKRTATFTAPVVPQTTDLVFELTVTDGGSLSHTDAVTIAVKPRPNKPPVFDPPSYSFTTDETVSENTEVGRVHAKDPEGGRVRYFLSSSSYFRIGTGTGAITVKAQPPAGTYTLTATARDSVDAEGTAPVTIKVNKVVPPNEPPKFDPPSYSFTTDETVSVNTEVGRVHAEDPEGGRVRYFLSNSSYFRIGTGTGAITVKAQPPAGTYTLTATARDSVNAEGTAKVTIKVNRVVVPPDCTVGLENHSFGVYSDETVVGTVQGWTQGSDCGSLRYELSGADAAPFSIGRSSGRVTVTGSLSVKTYVMTVKVRDGNGHASASATLTVGVTDRPPTAVAPVFGRTSYSWAVHDTASTGHVVGTVTATDGNRDRITYALSDTSRFKVGRASGVVTVAVAPPADTYKLKAFATDPGGLADTAAVTITVTTPPPTNRAPRIESAIPARAVVAGDSVAVRVSPHFSDPDKDALTYTASSSNRNFATVRASKDTVWVRGVSKGSADVTIAAADPRGLSVSQAFSVTVSEGNGAPEIASPIPPMTFPAGDSMVVDVSRHFRDPNDDALTYEAVSSNVAAATARVSGSRITVTGVSPGESEVNVTARDVHGASVSHAFTVTVLNEAPLVVEAIPAMTLAPAEYVLVELSEHFSDPNGDDLEYVAASADEAVAAVAVWEDRLTVTGVKRGHAPVTVTV